The stretch of DNA CATATTCTGGGATGACCAGGATCGGGAAGAGTTCCTTATCGCGCTGGGTGAAGTGTGCGAAAAGACGGGTTGGGAGGTGCACGCGTTCTGCCTGATGGCGAATCACTTCCACTTGGTGGTGGAAACACCCGGCGGGAATCTGGTG from Kiritimatiellia bacterium encodes:
- a CDS encoding transposase yields the protein MARKIRVEYPGAIYHVMNRGDRREPIFWDDQDREEFLIALGEVCEKTGWEVHAFCLMANHFHLVVETPGGNLV